Proteins from a genomic interval of Thermoproteales archaeon:
- the fdhD gene encoding formate dehydrogenase accessory sulfurtransferase FdhD — protein sequence MFVSVKISRISIARNKIEFLPDSVAVEVFLKVFVNGKPYVTFLASPSMLKELIIGNLLSEGIINGLEEIEEIRIDNSKANVEILKNGETKEKLSGILPLYCTEGEINKLEKMTKGFRIESDFKIEAKALIESFKELHRKMSVFRITGCTHGAALANEEGKIVALAEDLGRHNAVDKVVGYAALKGLDLKSHALLTTGRVTPLLVLKAATVGIPVVCSSSAATLSSIRLAKAFNITLAGFVRGNRINIYANPQRITLSGQAEI from the coding sequence ATGTTCGTCTCCGTAAAAATTTCGAGAATAAGCATCGCCCGAAATAAAATAGAATTCTTGCCTGATAGCGTAGCTGTAGAAGTCTTCTTAAAAGTATTTGTAAATGGTAAACCTTACGTAACTTTTCTAGCCTCGCCTTCTATGCTCAAAGAACTTATTATTGGAAATCTACTATCCGAAGGAATAATAAACGGGCTAGAGGAGATAGAAGAGATAAGAATTGATAATTCTAAGGCAAACGTTGAAATTTTAAAAAACGGAGAGACCAAAGAGAAGCTGTCTGGAATACTTCCGCTTTATTGTACGGAAGGTGAAATAAATAAACTGGAGAAAATGACAAAAGGCTTTAGAATAGAATCAGATTTTAAAATTGAGGCTAAAGCTTTGATTGAAAGCTTTAAAGAACTTCATAGAAAAATGAGCGTTTTTAGAATTACTGGATGCACTCATGGTGCAGCATTGGCAAACGAAGAAGGGAAAATTGTGGCTTTGGCAGAGGATTTAGGCAGGCACAACGCGGTAGATAAAGTCGTTGGCTATGCGGCTTTAAAAGGCTTAGACCTTAAAAGTCATGCATTGCTGACAACGGGTCGTGTAACTCCTTTATTAGTTTTAAAAGCCGCGACTGTGGGCATACCAGTAGTATGCTCTTCTTCTGCTGCAACATTGAGCAGTATCAGACTAGCAAAAGCTTTCAACATTACTCTCGCAGGATTTGTAAGGGGGAACAGGATTAACATCTACGCGAATCCACAACGGATAACGCTTAGCGGGCAAGCTGAAATATAG
- a CDS encoding RING-HC finger protein encodes MVETKSYIVLIVATLFLFLIYGPLASLSIALALATFIGWHFLTKKFSFMLLPKDARKGIAVLVGQRGGPLKFKTFRIMFFSSLATISIISLIFGVLGYPLETYEGLLYTFIYSWFILPFTFFVPAKSIVEESGIYFVDLKKNVSRKATIIEYLEEFIDIGAVLAFITIIAHITLDPSVVFFLLVFIFSPFYPALLAAILFEKFSYSKNLQNFIKKSNPVKANIQLELTCYNCGLRLEGREKVCPLCKTPLRT; translated from the coding sequence ATGGTTGAGACGAAATCTTATATTGTTTTAATTGTTGCAACACTTTTCCTATTTTTAATATATGGTCCTTTAGCCTCTCTTTCGATAGCTCTAGCATTGGCAACGTTTATTGGATGGCATTTCTTAACAAAGAAATTTTCCTTCATGCTTTTGCCCAAAGATGCGAGGAAGGGAATAGCCGTATTAGTCGGTCAGAGAGGAGGGCCTCTGAAATTTAAAACGTTTAGAATTATGTTTTTCTCTTCTCTAGCCACAATATCGATAATTTCTCTTATTTTCGGCGTTTTAGGGTATCCACTTGAAACTTACGAGGGGTTACTATATACTTTCATATATTCATGGTTTATACTACCTTTTACTTTTTTCGTGCCCGCGAAATCCATAGTTGAGGAAAGCGGGATATATTTCGTTGATTTAAAGAAAAACGTCTCGAGAAAAGCTACGATAATAGAGTATCTTGAAGAATTCATCGACATTGGCGCTGTTCTAGCATTTATTACCATAATAGCACATATTACTCTAGACCCTAGTGTTGTATTTTTCCTACTTGTTTTCATTTTCTCTCCTTTCTACCCTGCTCTATTGGCGGCTATACTGTTTGAAAAATTCTCTTACAGTAAAAATCTACAAAACTTCATTAAGAAGTCAAACCCGGTTAAAGCCAATATACAGCTAGAATTGACATGCTATAATTGTGGATTAAGGCTTGAGGGTAGAGAAAAAGTATGCCCGCTTTGCAAAACACCGCTTAGAACTTGA
- a CDS encoding queuosine precursor transporter, with translation MLVWIYWFVSLTIVTYASAYIVKNFRENGFAALTAFYTIYLGASQILASRVIEFNLGFYQFYAPAAVFIYPFIAQAIDMINEVYGRKNAHLAIIIAFITQVLLVVFIAMVNTLKPAPFFKFEEAWQNLFGLSMRITVASWISFLICSNLDAYVFDKLKKKFLQKELSFKHDPSLNPYIWLRSSVSDFVDLTLDSIIFITLAFYGVMPVTPLIIGQIVSKNIIGFIDNPWFVWYKRTLRRKS, from the coding sequence GTGCTGGTTTGGATTTACTGGTTTGTTAGCTTAACGATAGTCACGTATGCGAGCGCTTACATTGTCAAAAATTTTAGAGAAAATGGTTTTGCTGCTTTAACAGCATTCTACACTATATACCTTGGAGCTTCACAGATTCTAGCAAGCAGAGTTATAGAGTTTAATTTAGGGTTTTACCAGTTTTATGCTCCTGCAGCAGTATTTATTTATCCATTCATAGCACAGGCCATCGACATGATTAACGAAGTTTACGGCCGGAAAAATGCCCATTTAGCAATAATTATAGCCTTTATTACACAGGTTTTGCTTGTAGTTTTCATAGCTATGGTCAATACTTTGAAGCCAGCGCCCTTCTTCAAGTTTGAAGAGGCATGGCAAAATCTTTTCGGACTTAGCATGAGAATTACAGTTGCCAGCTGGATATCATTTTTAATATGCTCGAACCTTGACGCCTACGTGTTCGATAAGCTGAAGAAAAAATTCTTACAGAAGGAATTAAGCTTTAAGCATGATCCCTCGTTAAACCCTTATATTTGGCTGCGGTCCAGTGTTAGCGATTTTGTTGACCTAACTTTGGACTCGATTATTTTCATCACCTTAGCATTCTACGGCGTAATGCCTGTAACGCCTTTGATTATAGGTCAGATAGTAAGCAAGAACATTATAGGCTTTATCGATAATCCATGGTTCGTGTGGTATAAGAGAACACTTAGGCGTAAAAGTTAG